Proteins from a genomic interval of Betta splendens chromosome 10, fBetSpl5.4, whole genome shotgun sequence:
- the adra2db gene encoding alpha-2Db adrenergic receptor, whose protein sequence is MNFTQSTVLVGNVSSDENATDAPFALPHTEVTTALIILLVVVVISVTIVGNVLVIVAVLTSRALRAPQNLFLVSLASADILVATLVIPFSLANEVMGYWYFGSTWCAFYLALDVLFCTSSIVHLCAISLDRYWSVTKAVSYNLKRTPKRIKSMIAVVWVISAIISFPPLLMTKHDERECLLNDETWYILSSCVVSFFAPGLIMILVYCKIYKVAKQRSSTVFVAKNGLEREPSQSETCFVRKDRFELESPSSQSSGSQQQRQEELDDIDLEESCCASDAKPRGHRFAKRRKVEGSDCCPPQNCRLSWASARPPQLYPEQRNPAARQQLANKTKVAQMREKRFTFVLAVVMGVFVLCWFPFFFTYSLHAVCRDRCFIPGALFNLFFWIGYCNSSVNPIIYTIFNRDFRKAFKKIVCRTSKH, encoded by the coding sequence ATGAATTTCACCCAGTCCACCGTACTGGTGGGAAACGTTTCCAGTGATGAGAACGCCACGGACGCGCCGTTCGCCCTGCCACACACGGAGGTAACCACCGCGCTCATCATCCTACTGGTCGTGGTGGTCATTTCGGTGACCATTGTGGGAAACGTGCTGGTGATCGTGGCGGTGCTGACCAGCCGCGCGCTCCGTGCGCCTCAGAACCTCTTTTTGGTGTCTCTGGCCTCAGCGGACATCTTGGTGGCGACGCTGGTCATCCCGTTCTCCCTCGCCAACGAGGTCATGGGGTACTGGTACTTTGGAAGTACGTGGTGCGCGTTCTACCTGGCGCTGGACGTGCTCTTCTGCACCTCATCCATCGTGCACCTGTGCGCCATCAGCCTGGACCGCTACTGGTCCGTCACTAAAGCGGTGAGCTACAACCTGAAGCGGACTCCAAAGCGCATCAAGTCCATGATCGCTGTAGTGTGGGTCATTTCTGCCATCATCTCCTTCCCCCCTCTCCTCATGACCAAACACGACGAGAGGGAATGTCTGCTGAACGACGAGACCTGGtacatcctctcctcctgcgtGGTGTCCTTCTTCGCCCCGGGTCTCATCATGATTCTGGTCTACTGCAAGATTTATAAAGTGGCGAAGCAGCGCTCGTCCACCGTGTTCGTGGCCAAGAACGGCCTGGAGAGGGAGCCGTCTCAGTCCGAGACCTGTTTCGTCCGGAAGGACCGCTTCGAGCTGGAGAGCCCCAGCAGCCAGAGCTcgggcagccagcagcagcggcaggaggagctggacgaCATCGACCTGGAGGAGAGCTGCTGCGCGTCGGACGCCAAACCGCGCGGCCACCGCTTCGCGAAgcggaggaaggtggagggCTCCGACTGCTGCCCGCCGCAGAACTGCCGCCTGTCCTGGGCGTCGGCGCGGCCGCCGCAGCTTTACCCGGAGCAGAGGAACCCGGCCGCGCGGCAGCAGCTGGCCAACAAGACCAAAGTGGCCCAGATGCGGGAGAAGCGCTTCACCTTCGTGCTGGCGGTGGTGATGGGGGTGTTCGTGCTCTGCTGGttccccttcttcttcaccTACAGCCTCCACGCCGTCTGCAGGGACCGCTGCTTCATCCCCGGTGCGCTTTTCAACCTCTTCTTCTGGATCGGCTACTGCAACAGTTCCGTAAACCCCATAATATACACTATTTTCAACCGAGACTTCAGGAAGGCCTTCAAGAAAATCGTATGCAGGACGTCTAAGCACTGA